The Candidatus Eisenbacteria bacterium region CTCCGTCCTCGTGGAACCCGTTTCCGAAATAGGCCCCGCAGAACCAGGCCTTGTGCACTCCCTGGATGCGATCGCGCTGCTTCCTGAGGCGCACCCAGTCGAGCGAATACTGGGGGTGCGAGTAACTGAACCGGCGGATGATGCGTGATGGATCCACGGACTCGGTTTCGTTGAGTGTCACGCAATAGCGCGTGGTGGAGCGGAGTCCCTGCAGGCGGTTCAAGTCGTAGGTGACCGTGGCGAGGTCGCGGTCGGGGCGAACGTGGTAGTTCCAGCTCGCCCACGCCTTGCGGGTGCGCGGCAGCAACGAGGTGTCGGTGTGCAGCACGACCTCGTTCGTCTGATAGCGCACGGCGCCGAGGATCTCGCGCTCGGCGGGAGTGGGATCCTCGAGCAGCGACAACGCATCGTCGCCGTGACAGGCCAGGATCACCTCGTCGACGGTCGCCTCGCCCCCGGTCGTGAGTACTCGCACGCCGTCGGACGTGCGGCGAATCGAACGCACCGGGTCACCCAATCGAATGCGGTCCCGGAACGCGTCCGCAAGTCGCTCCACATAGCTCGCCGAACCGTTGGCAACCGTGCGCCAGCCGACCCGCCGCCTGATGTTCAGTTCGAGCAGATCGTGACGATCGAAGAAGTCGACCACGAAGTGCACCGGGTAGTGGCGAAACGCAGAAGGCGGTGCGGACCACAACGCCGAGCCGAGCGGAAGGAGATGCCACGACACGAACTCCTCGGAGTACCGCGCCGCGCGCACGAGATCATCCACCGTGGCGTCCTCCGACATGCCGGCAACCGTCGCGCGACCGTCCCGATAGAAGCGGAACACGTCGCGCAGCATGCGCCAGAAGCCGGGCCGGATCGCGTTCGCCGGCTGACAGAAGATCGAGCCAGGGCTCGATCCGTTGTACTCGACCCCGGTACGAGAGCATCGGACGCTGAAGCTCATGTCGCTCGGCTTCGAGCCCACACCGAGTTCGTCGAGGATCGCTTCGAATCGCGGGTAGTCGCGCCGATTGAAGACCAGGAACCCCGTGTCAAGGTGTTGCGAGACTCCAGCGTCTTCCACCGTGACGGTGTGCGCGTGGCCGCCGAGTCGTGGCTCCGATTCGAACAGCGTGATCTCGTGCTCGCGATGAAGTTCGCGAGCGGCCGTGAGCCCGGAAATCCCTGAGCCGACGATCGCGACTCTCATGACAGCCGCCTGCGTTCGAGGACCCTTGCGGGTACGGGCTGCAGGCGGGAGATGACGCGCAAGGCGGCGAGAGCCTTGAGCCCGTAGTAGGTCAGGT contains the following coding sequences:
- a CDS encoding NAD(P)-binding protein, whose protein sequence is MRVAIVGSGISGLTAARELHREHEITLFESEPRLGGHAHTVTVEDAGVSQHLDTGFLVFNRRDYPRFEAILDELGVGSKPSDMSFSVRCSRTGVEYNGSSPGSIFCQPANAIRPGFWRMLRDVFRFYRDGRATVAGMSEDATVDDLVRAARYSEEFVSWHLLPLGSALWSAPPSAFRHYPVHFVVDFFDRHDLLELNIRRRVGWRTVANGSASYVERLADAFRDRIRLGDPVRSIRRTSDGVRVLTTGGEATVDEVILACHGDDALSLLEDPTPAEREILGAVRYQTNEVVLHTDTSLLPRTRKAWASWNYHVRPDRDLATVTYDLNRLQGLRSTTRYCVTLNETESVDPSRIIRRFSYSHPQYSLDWVRLRKQRDRIQGVHKAWFCGAYFGNGFHEDGVRSAAEVVDAIAHRALVARAS